Proteins found in one Pontibacter sp. SGAir0037 genomic segment:
- a CDS encoding amidoligase family protein, which produces MTFKQPPVLYNEKGSLRTVGFELEYSNVGIEESVQVIQELYGGTVEHNSRYKKKVKETYLGDFTVEFDLTLLTEQSYKKFLDPLNIHLENVKLGESTLEIEVESALESIVGKVFPFEIACPPIPCTQLHELEKLREALYQHHAEGTQAFLTNAFGTHINMEAPRLDTETLLRYLRGFLLLYPWLLQIGKTDLARRISPFIDPYPAAYVAKVLAPSYQPDLQTFTQDYHTYNPDRNRPLDMYPILAALNNEQLQQYKGLGKVKARNTFHYRLPNSSIALPNWTLAEEWNNWIEIEVLASDPEKLEKMSQEYIALREDTLIGFDSKWIKRTTQWLT; this is translated from the coding sequence ATGACATTTAAACAACCTCCTGTACTGTATAATGAGAAAGGCAGCCTGCGTACTGTGGGCTTTGAGTTGGAGTATTCCAATGTAGGAATCGAAGAATCTGTTCAGGTAATCCAGGAGCTATATGGAGGTACTGTAGAACACAACAGCAGGTATAAAAAGAAAGTAAAGGAAACCTATCTGGGAGATTTCACTGTGGAGTTTGACCTCACCTTGCTTACTGAGCAGAGTTACAAAAAATTTCTGGACCCTTTAAACATCCACCTGGAAAATGTAAAATTGGGCGAAAGTACATTGGAGATAGAAGTAGAGAGCGCCCTGGAAAGTATTGTCGGGAAAGTATTTCCATTTGAAATTGCCTGCCCGCCTATTCCTTGTACGCAGCTGCATGAACTGGAAAAGCTGCGGGAAGCTTTGTACCAGCATCATGCAGAAGGCACACAGGCTTTCCTGACAAACGCTTTCGGCACGCATATCAACATGGAGGCGCCAAGGCTGGATACGGAAACCCTGCTGCGTTATCTGAGAGGTTTTCTATTGCTCTACCCCTGGCTATTGCAGATTGGCAAAACCGACCTGGCCCGTCGGATCAGCCCGTTTATAGACCCTTACCCGGCTGCTTACGTTGCAAAAGTATTGGCACCTTCCTATCAGCCGGACCTGCAAACTTTTACCCAAGATTACCATACATATAACCCTGACCGGAATCGCCCGCTCGACATGTACCCTATTCTGGCAGCACTGAACAACGAGCAGCTGCAGCAGTATAAAGGGTTGGGTAAAGTGAAGGCCCGAAACACATTCCACTACCGCCTGCCGAACAGTTCCATTGCCCTCCCCAACTGGACCCTGGCGGAAGAGTGGAACAACTGGATTGAAATAGAGGTACTGGCAAGCGATCCGGAAAAGCTGGAAAAGATGAGCCAGGAATACATCGCCCTGAGAGAAGATACGCTCATCGGCTTCGACAGTAAATGGATTAAAAGAACAACACAATGGCTAACCTGA
- a CDS encoding AI-2E family transporter, which translates to MNTKSISLGRFNKTLLSVLLVCLLLYLGKPFLIPIAIAAFFAMLLFPMMQQLQRFNLKEATAALVSILILLVCLVALSTLVYYQVSILEDDLPRLEGKVEEKTKQLQWLLYETTDLSHAEQDQIIEEKKPDIAKAVFKSVRDFVLQGLFILLFVFIVLTYTFFFLIYQQRIQYFLVRLSLFDSRKHAMVILARITRIIHDYLKGTLTVISTLAIVYALGFWAIGIEHAILFAIITALLRVVPYFGSFLGIAFPIAFALLTKDSFWYPVLVLVFFMITQLLEANLLTPYITGSRVKLNPLATIMVILLGNLLWGVAGMILFVPLFASLKIIFDRIPRLSPYGFILGKDDVPADTKEHIIT; encoded by the coding sequence ATGAATACAAAATCAATTAGTCTCGGCCGCTTTAACAAAACATTGCTCTCGGTATTGCTGGTTTGCCTGCTGCTATACCTGGGTAAGCCTTTCCTGATCCCGATAGCTATTGCCGCTTTCTTTGCCATGCTGCTTTTTCCTATGATGCAGCAACTGCAACGTTTTAACTTAAAAGAAGCCACTGCTGCCCTGGTTTCTATCCTGATCCTACTGGTATGCCTGGTGGCCTTGAGCACACTCGTTTACTACCAGGTAAGCATTCTGGAAGACGACTTGCCCAGGCTAGAAGGAAAAGTAGAGGAAAAGACGAAGCAGCTGCAATGGCTGTTATATGAAACAACAGATTTGTCGCATGCCGAACAGGACCAGATTATAGAGGAAAAGAAACCAGACATTGCCAAAGCTGTTTTTAAAAGTGTGAGGGACTTTGTACTGCAGGGACTTTTCATTTTGCTGTTCGTGTTTATAGTGCTTACCTATACCTTCTTTTTCCTGATTTACCAGCAACGCATCCAGTACTTCCTGGTCAGGCTCAGTTTATTCGACAGCCGCAAACATGCCATGGTAATCCTGGCCAGAATTACGCGCATCATACACGATTACCTCAAAGGCACCTTAACGGTTATCTCCACTCTAGCGATAGTATACGCCTTGGGCTTCTGGGCCATAGGTATAGAGCATGCCATACTTTTTGCCATTATTACGGCACTGCTTCGAGTTGTTCCGTACTTCGGCTCTTTTCTGGGCATTGCCTTTCCGATAGCCTTTGCCCTGCTTACCAAAGACTCATTCTGGTACCCGGTGCTGGTGCTTGTTTTTTTCATGATCACACAGTTGCTGGAAGCCAACCTGCTTACGCCTTACATTACAGGTTCAAGGGTTAAGCTAAACCCTCTGGCAACCATTATGGTTATTCTGCTTGGAAACCTGCTATGGGGAGTGGCCGGCATGATCCTGTTTGTACCACTGTTTGCCAGCCTGAAAATTATCTTTGACCGGATACCGCGCTTAAGCCCCTATGGCTTTATACTTGGTAAAGATGATGTTCCGGCTGATACAAAAGAGCATATTATCACCTAA
- a CDS encoding efflux RND transporter periplasmic adaptor subunit, with protein sequence MQNKMKAYRLTFILLIGFYTAGCSANNQVVNENTVEQELPVTQIISKDTVLQHEYVADIQAVQNVELRARVPGFLEQVYVDEGQEVTKGQLLFKINDEEYKEELAKARANLQSALAEAKAVQLEIDRLKLLVEKNVISKTEIDVAKAKLDAANSRIGAARSSVSNASIRLSYTSIKAPFNGIIDRIPHRPGSLIDHGTLLTTASNISAIFVYFNVSENEYLQYIKTKNESPRKNNKVKLVLADGSPYPYEGSIETVESEFKSGTGSIAFRARFPNPDKTLKHGATGNIILSNAVKDALLVPQKAVFELQDKNYVFLVDSTNQVRMESFIPRTRFSSFYIVESGLEAGDRILLEGIQSVKTGTKIKPKPVGMDSLLAITL encoded by the coding sequence ATGCAAAACAAGATGAAGGCCTATCGTTTAACATTTATTTTACTAATCGGATTTTATACAGCAGGATGTTCGGCCAATAATCAGGTGGTTAACGAAAATACAGTAGAACAGGAACTGCCTGTAACACAAATCATCTCTAAAGACACCGTACTGCAGCATGAATACGTAGCCGACATTCAGGCCGTACAGAATGTGGAGCTTCGGGCAAGGGTGCCGGGTTTTCTGGAGCAGGTATATGTAGACGAAGGCCAGGAAGTAACAAAAGGGCAGTTGTTGTTCAAGATCAACGATGAAGAATACAAAGAGGAATTGGCAAAGGCCAGGGCAAATCTGCAAAGCGCACTCGCCGAAGCCAAGGCTGTTCAACTGGAAATAGACAGGCTTAAATTACTAGTTGAAAAAAACGTTATCTCTAAAACAGAAATAGATGTCGCCAAAGCCAAGTTAGATGCTGCCAACTCCAGGATAGGCGCCGCCCGTTCTTCTGTTTCCAATGCCTCAATCCGTTTGTCTTACACCAGCATTAAAGCCCCCTTCAACGGCATCATAGATCGTATTCCACACCGCCCGGGCAGCCTGATCGACCACGGCACCCTTCTGACCACCGCCTCCAACATCAGTGCTATTTTCGTTTATTTTAATGTGTCAGAAAACGAATACCTGCAGTACATCAAAACCAAAAACGAAAGCCCGCGAAAAAACAACAAAGTAAAACTGGTGCTTGCCGACGGAAGTCCCTACCCCTACGAAGGCAGTATTGAAACAGTAGAAAGTGAATTTAAGTCCGGAACAGGCTCCATTGCTTTCCGGGCCCGCTTCCCGAATCCCGACAAAACTCTGAAGCATGGTGCTACAGGTAATATCATTTTATCCAACGCTGTAAAAGATGCCCTGCTGGTGCCGCAAAAAGCAGTATTTGAGCTGCAGGATAAAAACTATGTTTTCCTGGTAGATTCTACTAACCAGGTAAGGATGGAGAGCTTTATACCCCGCACCCGTTTCTCATCCTTTTACATTGTAGAGTCTGGTTTAGAGGCCGGAGACAGAATATTGCTGGAAGGAATACAAAGCGTAAAAACAGGCACGAAGATTAAGCCTAAACCAGTGGGCATGGACAGCCTGCTGGCAATCACCCTTTAA
- a CDS encoding TolC family protein, translated as MAEKPPLPSLSQMPASFNGNTDTTSIGNIHWKDFFEDKHLLSLIDTALKNNPDLLAAVQRIEVARADLAIARGAMLPSVDARFRSRSGNIYNNLLNGTINGDRNTVTQTENYFLGLQSTWEIDLWGKLKNRRKAAFARFMASEKGQQLLTTTLVAEVAQLYYDLLGLDNELEAIEKNIALQENALEIIKIQKIGGRATELAVQQFHAQLLRTRSLGLEKRQQIIEVENQLNLVLGRYPQPITRGESILLQHLPKVISAGVPSDLLLRRPDIQQAELELLAADADVESARAAFLPSFTITPYAGVHTRSLPAIFNTPESLVLGFLGGITAPIFMNGQIRADFARSSAINKEAFYNYQKHILTAYQEVASNLQKVENYKNVYALREEEAEVLTSAVSTSNDLFMAGYASYLEVITAQGSVLEAELSKANTRKEIFLALIDLYRSLGGGWQQ; from the coding sequence GTGGCGGAAAAGCCGCCACTTCCGTCACTGTCGCAGATGCCTGCTTCGTTTAACGGCAATACAGATACTACCAGCATCGGCAATATTCACTGGAAAGATTTTTTTGAGGATAAACACCTGCTCTCGCTGATCGATACAGCTTTAAAGAACAACCCCGACCTGCTGGCTGCGGTACAGCGCATCGAAGTAGCCCGTGCCGACCTTGCCATTGCCCGTGGCGCTATGCTACCATCTGTAGACGCACGTTTCAGGTCCAGATCGGGCAATATCTATAACAACCTGCTAAACGGTACCATCAATGGCGACCGGAATACTGTTACCCAAACCGAAAACTACTTTCTCGGATTGCAAAGCACCTGGGAAATTGACCTTTGGGGAAAACTGAAGAACCGGCGCAAGGCTGCCTTTGCACGCTTTATGGCTTCTGAAAAAGGGCAGCAACTTCTTACCACTACCCTGGTTGCCGAAGTAGCTCAGCTCTACTACGATTTGCTGGGCCTCGACAATGAGCTGGAGGCTATCGAAAAAAATATAGCGCTTCAGGAAAATGCTCTTGAAATTATTAAAATACAGAAAATAGGCGGCCGTGCCACCGAGCTGGCTGTGCAGCAGTTTCATGCGCAGCTTTTGCGTACCAGGAGCCTTGGTCTGGAAAAGCGGCAACAGATCATAGAAGTAGAAAACCAGCTCAACCTGGTGCTCGGCAGGTATCCGCAACCTATTACCAGAGGAGAGTCTATTTTGCTGCAGCATCTGCCGAAGGTGATCAGTGCGGGTGTGCCTTCTGATTTATTGCTCCGGAGACCAGACATACAACAGGCTGAACTGGAGCTATTGGCAGCAGATGCCGACGTTGAATCGGCCAGAGCCGCATTTCTCCCTTCCTTTACGATTACGCCTTATGCCGGCGTACATACCCGTAGCCTTCCTGCTATCTTCAACACACCGGAATCGCTGGTGCTCGGTTTTTTAGGAGGCATTACAGCCCCCATCTTCATGAACGGACAGATCAGAGCGGATTTTGCCCGCAGCTCTGCCATCAATAAAGAAGCCTTTTACAACTATCAGAAACATATCCTGACTGCCTACCAGGAAGTAGCCTCTAATCTGCAGAAGGTAGAAAACTATAAAAACGTGTATGCCTTACGCGAAGAGGAAGCAGAAGTACTGACCAGTGCCGTAAGCACTTCCAATGATCTGTTTATGGCAGGTTATGCTTCTTACCTGGAGGTAATTACAGCCCAGGGCAGTGTGCTGGAAGCAGAGTTAAGCAAAGCCAATACCCGCAAAGAAATTTTCCTGGCCCTGATCGACCTGTATCGTTCCCTGGGAGGAGGCTGGCAGCAATAA
- a CDS encoding efflux RND transporter permease subunit: MFDIFIRRPILSLVISLFITLLGALAFFTLPVALFPDIAPPTVSVRAKYRGANASVVANTVTTPLEKAINGVPGMMYMSSVSSNRGTAGIKVYFEAGVDPDQAAVEVQNRVTTVVSNLPEEVIKAGVTTEKEVEGLLLYINVMSEDTELDEKFIYNFADLNILQELRRVDGVGFAEIMSTKDYSMRIWLKPDRMTAYKVSTDEVTEAIQNQNVEAAPGQVGESSGKTPQMLQYVLRYTGKFFDTDQYEKLVIRANEDGSVLRLKDVADIELGNLNYGRISKTDGRPAASIMIVQRPGSNARDVVQRVKERMSEIKAQSFPPGMDYKVTYDVSRFLDASIENVLHTLLEAFILVFIVVFIFLQDFRSTLIPALAVPVALIGTLFFMELLGFSLNLLTLFALVLAIGIVVDNAIVVVEAVHAKMEEGLPPRQATFEAMHEISGAILAITLVMSAVFVPVAFMSGPVGIFYRQFSLTLAIAIVISGINALTLTPALCAILLRNTHHTKKKNLLQRAFGKFNNGYNALASKYRGSVSFLAGRKMVTAAMLLFFFAATWGIATILPTGFIPVEDQSVIYVNVTTPAGATVERTERVLDYINQATGGLAEVESFTSLAGYSLSTGLSGASYGMAMVNLKSWNERTEPIHETIRKLEERTRHIADAQIEFFLPPTVPGFGNSSGFQMKVLDQTGSGNLQKMAQVTNQFVEELEKAPEIRHAATDYDPNFPQYMIHVDQDMAAKKGVTIKQAMNTLQTLIGGLYVSDFIRFGQMYDVMVQADPRYRARPDDVLKLQVKNKDGEMVPYATFISMERVYGPEQLSRHNMYVSAKVKGGPAPGYSSGDAIAAIERIAAETLPRGYSYDWYGMTRQEVSSGSQAIYIFIICLVFVYLLLAAQYESFLLPLPVILSLPTGVFGAFLALYLLGLQNNIYAQVSLIMLIGLLGKNAILIVEFAAQRRRQGSSVLEASIEGAASRLRPILMTSFAFIAGLIPLCMATGAGALGNRSIGTAAAGGMLLGTIIGLFLIPGLYVLFAPKKGKKLQEPAESTPVTEEIEVSVYDN, encoded by the coding sequence ATGTTTGATATTTTTATACGAAGACCTATACTTTCCCTGGTTATCTCCCTCTTTATTACCTTGCTGGGAGCACTGGCATTTTTTACCTTACCTGTTGCCCTCTTTCCCGATATAGCACCGCCTACAGTCTCTGTCAGAGCTAAATATCGTGGTGCCAATGCCAGCGTGGTAGCCAACACGGTTACCACACCTCTCGAAAAAGCCATTAATGGAGTGCCGGGCATGATGTACATGTCTTCTGTATCGAGCAACAGGGGTACGGCTGGTATAAAAGTATACTTTGAAGCCGGTGTCGATCCCGACCAGGCAGCTGTGGAAGTGCAGAACCGTGTTACAACGGTTGTCAGCAATTTGCCGGAAGAAGTGATTAAAGCAGGTGTAACGACCGAGAAAGAGGTAGAAGGCCTTCTGCTCTACATCAACGTGATGAGCGAGGACACAGAGCTTGATGAGAAATTCATTTACAACTTTGCAGACCTGAACATCCTGCAGGAGCTTCGACGGGTTGACGGTGTTGGTTTTGCTGAGATCATGAGCACGAAAGACTATTCGATGCGGATATGGCTGAAACCGGACCGGATGACTGCCTACAAAGTATCTACCGATGAGGTGACAGAAGCTATCCAGAACCAGAACGTGGAGGCGGCACCGGGACAGGTAGGGGAAAGCTCGGGTAAAACACCCCAGATGCTGCAGTACGTGCTGCGCTATACAGGTAAGTTCTTTGATACAGACCAATACGAAAAGCTGGTGATCCGGGCCAACGAAGATGGTTCGGTTCTGCGCCTGAAGGATGTGGCAGACATAGAGCTGGGAAACCTGAACTATGGCAGGATATCCAAAACAGACGGCAGACCAGCCGCTTCCATTATGATTGTGCAAAGGCCCGGCTCCAATGCCCGTGACGTTGTACAAAGGGTAAAGGAACGGATGAGCGAAATCAAAGCACAGTCTTTCCCGCCGGGCATGGATTACAAGGTCACCTACGATGTATCCCGCTTCCTTGATGCCTCTATCGAAAATGTATTGCACACCCTGCTGGAGGCTTTCATCCTGGTATTTATCGTAGTATTTATCTTTCTGCAGGATTTCCGTTCCACCCTTATTCCGGCACTGGCTGTACCAGTAGCCTTGATCGGGACGTTGTTCTTTATGGAGCTTCTGGGCTTTTCGCTTAACCTGCTTACCCTGTTTGCCCTGGTGCTGGCCATTGGTATAGTGGTGGATAACGCTATAGTGGTAGTGGAGGCCGTGCATGCAAAAATGGAAGAAGGTTTGCCGCCACGACAAGCTACGTTCGAAGCCATGCACGAAATCAGCGGCGCCATTCTGGCCATTACATTGGTTATGTCGGCAGTGTTTGTGCCTGTTGCCTTTATGTCGGGTCCGGTTGGTATATTTTACCGGCAATTCTCGCTTACCCTGGCCATCGCCATTGTTATTTCAGGTATAAATGCCTTGACACTTACACCTGCTCTGTGTGCTATTCTGCTTCGCAACACGCATCATACTAAAAAGAAGAACCTGCTGCAACGCGCCTTTGGCAAGTTTAACAATGGCTATAATGCCTTGGCATCGAAGTACAGAGGCAGTGTTTCATTTCTGGCGGGACGAAAAATGGTGACGGCAGCCATGCTGCTTTTCTTTTTCGCGGCAACCTGGGGCATTGCCACCATTCTGCCGACTGGCTTTATACCCGTAGAAGACCAGAGCGTGATTTATGTGAACGTGACCACTCCGGCCGGGGCTACCGTAGAGCGCACCGAGCGTGTGCTCGACTACATTAACCAGGCAACCGGAGGGCTCGCAGAGGTAGAGTCGTTCACTTCGCTGGCCGGCTACAGCCTTTCAACCGGACTTTCCGGTGCATCCTATGGCATGGCTATGGTTAACCTGAAATCCTGGAACGAACGTACAGAGCCCATACACGAAACCATACGAAAGTTAGAAGAAAGAACCCGCCATATTGCCGATGCCCAGATTGAGTTTTTTCTGCCTCCTACTGTACCGGGCTTTGGTAACTCCAGTGGCTTTCAGATGAAAGTGCTGGACCAGACGGGTAGCGGAAACCTGCAGAAGATGGCACAGGTTACCAATCAGTTTGTAGAGGAGCTGGAAAAGGCCCCGGAAATCAGACATGCCGCAACAGATTACGATCCAAACTTTCCGCAGTACATGATTCATGTAGACCAGGATATGGCCGCCAAGAAAGGTGTAACTATTAAGCAGGCCATGAATACGCTTCAAACACTGATTGGCGGTTTATATGTTTCAGACTTTATCCGCTTCGGGCAAATGTATGATGTAATGGTGCAGGCAGATCCGAGGTACCGCGCCAGGCCGGATGATGTGCTGAAGCTGCAGGTAAAAAACAAAGACGGCGAAATGGTACCCTACGCCACTTTTATCAGCATGGAAAGAGTGTATGGACCCGAGCAGCTCTCCCGCCACAATATGTATGTTTCCGCCAAAGTGAAAGGAGGCCCGGCACCCGGCTATAGTAGTGGCGACGCCATTGCTGCCATCGAACGTATAGCTGCCGAAACACTGCCGAGAGGCTACAGCTACGACTGGTATGGCATGACGCGCCAGGAAGTTTCATCCGGAAGTCAGGCAATCTATATTTTCATTATCTGCCTGGTGTTCGTGTACCTGCTGCTGGCCGCACAGTACGAAAGCTTTCTGTTGCCGCTGCCCGTTATCCTGTCGCTGCCAACCGGTGTGTTCGGGGCTTTTCTGGCCCTGTACCTGCTCGGGCTTCAAAACAATATTTACGCCCAGGTGTCGCTGATCATGCTGATCGGACTGCTGGGGAAAAATGCTATCCTGATTGTAGAGTTTGCTGCCCAGCGCCGCCGGCAAGGGTCCTCAGTATTAGAAGCATCCATAGAGGGAGCAGCATCCAGGCTCCGCCCTATCCTGATGACTTCCTTTGCCTTTATTGCCGGACTTATTCCCCTTTGCATGGCTACCGGCGCAGGCGCTTTGGGGAACCGTTCCATTGGCACAGCTGCAGCAGGCGGAATGTTGCTGGGCACCATTATAGGCCTGTTTCTTATACCAGGCCTATACGTTCTTTTTGCTCCTAAAAAAGGGAAAAAGCTACAAGAACCGGCCGAATCAACACCTGTTACTGAAGAGATTGAAGTGTCTGTATACGATAATTAA
- a CDS encoding gamma-glutamyl-gamma-aminobutyrate hydrolase family protein produces MANLKLKQKINRNRPTIGITGPDKGGGAAWFFTALSVLLAGGKPVRITPSRPRTADGLQALIIGGGADVDPSTYEQDNVIDEYLQRTIQHPHKNIFQRVGRFVKWIYYPAVFFIRKIMSRNRGKLQFGLDRARDHLELQLIDQAAKKKIPVMGICRGSQLLNVYFRGSLYQDINTFYMEEPNPASVFPVKKVYIKPGSKLEEVLGTQQLEVNALHNQAVKDPGNAIEVVARESNEVVQGIENTEQPYMIGVQWHPEYLPQSRIHRRLFRSLVQHAREVNLQIEDDDLQHALSNPESDLLKALNEQHTSNH; encoded by the coding sequence ATGGCTAACCTGAAACTGAAGCAGAAAATAAACCGCAATAGACCAACCATCGGCATTACAGGACCCGACAAAGGCGGAGGGGCAGCCTGGTTTTTTACTGCTTTGTCGGTGTTGCTGGCCGGTGGCAAACCAGTTCGCATTACGCCATCCCGGCCGCGTACCGCCGATGGTTTGCAGGCCCTGATCATAGGCGGTGGTGCCGATGTAGACCCCAGCACTTACGAGCAGGATAATGTTATAGACGAGTACCTGCAAAGAACTATACAGCATCCCCATAAAAATATTTTTCAACGGGTTGGCCGCTTTGTTAAGTGGATATACTACCCTGCCGTTTTCTTTATCAGGAAAATAATGAGCAGGAACCGTGGAAAACTACAATTCGGGCTGGATCGTGCCCGTGATCACCTGGAACTGCAGCTCATCGACCAGGCTGCAAAGAAAAAAATACCTGTGATGGGAATCTGCAGGGGCTCTCAGTTGCTGAATGTATACTTCCGGGGTTCGCTTTACCAGGACATCAATACCTTTTACATGGAAGAGCCCAACCCGGCCAGTGTTTTCCCGGTGAAAAAGGTATACATTAAACCCGGCAGCAAGCTGGAAGAAGTTTTAGGCACACAACAGCTGGAGGTAAATGCGCTGCACAACCAGGCAGTGAAAGACCCTGGCAATGCCATTGAAGTTGTAGCCCGTGAATCCAATGAAGTGGTGCAGGGAATAGAAAATACAGAACAGCCTTATATGATTGGGGTGCAGTGGCATCCGGAGTACCTGCCGCAAAGCAGGATACACCGCCGCCTTTTCAGATCGCTGGTACAACATGCCCGCGAAGTGAATTTACAGATAGAAGACGACGACCTCCAACATGCTCTATCGAACCCGGAATCTGACCTTCTGAAAGCACTGAATGAGCAACACACTAGCAATCACTGA
- the ggt gene encoding gamma-glutamyltransferase yields the protein MIIRRITFLFFFLQLLGCTGGNVTEEGLVTEKAMVVSAHPLASDVGAEIIRRGGNAIDAAVAVQFALAVVYPDAGNIGGGGFLVLRQHDGKVDALDYREEAPAAAHRDMYLDENGKVVEGLSVKGHLAAGVPGTVDGMVQAHERYGSMPWVELVQPAIDLAAKGFPLTKKEAVKLNEQRGDFIRYNTRKPEFMFKDNWREGDTLYLKDLARTLERIRDNGRAGFYEGLTADLLAAEMERGDGMISKRDLASYKAVWRTPLEAEIGACKVISMPPPSSGGIALIQLLTIAEDYPLPQWGYRTSQTTHLMIEAERRIYADRAKHLGDPDFYRVPVAGLLDKAYIRSRMKDFSPGRATASKKVSAGAPAPPEGPNTTHYAIVDAQGNAVSVTTTLNSSFGSKVFVSGAGFLLNNEMDDFSILPGYPNTYGLIGGEANAIEPGKRMLSSMTPTILEKDGRLLMVVGSMGGSTIITTVYQIILNVIKHGFTMQGAVNARRFHHQWEPDWVLSEWGALGPGTGLKLWLKGHKIAPKPGGIGRAAGILVRPDGKLEGGADPRGDDASAGF from the coding sequence TTGATTATCAGGAGGATTACGTTTCTATTCTTTTTTTTGCAGCTGCTCGGATGTACTGGCGGCAATGTAACCGAAGAAGGGCTCGTTACTGAAAAGGCAATGGTGGTTTCGGCACATCCGCTTGCCTCCGACGTGGGGGCGGAGATAATCAGGCGTGGCGGGAATGCAATAGACGCGGCCGTGGCGGTACAGTTTGCCCTGGCAGTGGTTTACCCGGATGCCGGTAACATAGGCGGTGGAGGTTTCCTGGTACTCAGGCAGCACGATGGAAAAGTGGATGCCCTTGATTATCGCGAAGAAGCTCCTGCAGCCGCTCACCGCGATATGTACCTGGATGAAAATGGAAAAGTAGTGGAGGGATTAAGCGTAAAGGGGCACTTGGCGGCAGGCGTTCCCGGTACGGTAGACGGTATGGTACAGGCCCACGAAAGGTATGGCAGCATGCCCTGGGTAGAACTGGTGCAACCTGCCATAGATCTGGCTGCAAAAGGCTTTCCTTTAACAAAAAAGGAAGCTGTAAAGCTCAACGAGCAAAGAGGCGACTTTATCCGTTACAATACCCGGAAACCTGAATTCATGTTTAAAGATAACTGGCGCGAAGGTGATACTTTATACCTGAAAGACCTGGCCCGAACGCTGGAGCGAATCCGGGATAATGGCCGTGCCGGATTTTACGAAGGCCTTACGGCAGACCTGTTGGCAGCTGAAATGGAAAGGGGAGACGGCATGATTTCCAAACGTGATTTGGCTTCCTATAAAGCAGTCTGGCGCACACCGCTCGAAGCTGAAATCGGGGCTTGCAAAGTTATTTCCATGCCGCCGCCTTCAAGTGGTGGTATTGCACTTATTCAGCTGTTAACTATTGCGGAGGATTACCCGCTGCCGCAGTGGGGCTATCGCACCAGCCAGACAACGCACCTGATGATCGAGGCAGAAAGAAGGATATATGCCGACAGGGCAAAACACCTGGGCGATCCTGACTTTTACAGGGTGCCGGTAGCAGGGCTGCTGGATAAAGCCTATATCAGGAGTCGCATGAAGGACTTCTCACCCGGGCGAGCTACTGCCAGCAAAAAGGTTTCTGCCGGTGCGCCTGCTCCGCCGGAAGGACCGAACACAACCCATTACGCTATTGTAGATGCGCAGGGGAATGCCGTATCTGTAACAACTACCCTAAACAGCAGTTTCGGCTCCAAGGTGTTTGTGAGCGGAGCAGGGTTTTTACTCAACAATGAAATGGACGACTTTAGTATTCTGCCGGGTTACCCCAACACGTACGGCCTGATAGGTGGTGAGGCCAATGCGATAGAACCCGGTAAACGCATGCTCAGTTCTATGACGCCTACTATTCTTGAAAAGGACGGCAGGTTGTTGATGGTGGTAGGCAGTATGGGGGGCTCTACTATTATCACCACGGTTTACCAGATCATCCTGAACGTAATCAAGCATGGCTTCACCATGCAGGGCGCTGTTAATGCCAGGCGCTTTCATCACCAGTGGGAGCCGGACTGGGTGCTTTCTGAGTGGGGTGCACTGGGGCCAGGTACAGGTTTAAAGCTGTGGCTGAAAGGGCATAAGATAGCGCCCAAACCAGGAGGTATAGGCAGGGCAGCTGGAATACTGGTCAGGCCAGACGGGAAGCTAGAAGGGGGTGCCGATCCGAGAGGCGATGATGCTTCGGCAGGATTTTGA